In Fimbriimonadaceae bacterium, the genomic window AGAGCACATTCGCGTGGTTATGTTGGCGGGCAAGGGCGGCCATATCGACGGAACAGCAATTCGCGGCTCGAATGCCCGGATGCCGATTGGCACGCATACATATGCCGACGCCAGAACCACAAATCAGGATTCCACACTCGACCGTTTCATCCAATACAAGTTGAACGGTCTCGTCGGCCGCATCCGGATAATCGTAGGCTTCCGAGCTCGTCGCGCCCGCTTCCAAAACCTCGTGGCCCCAGCTTTTCGCCACGTCCACCAGACGCTTTCGCAGTTCGAAGCCGGCATGGTCTGATCCGAAAGCGAGTTTCATTGAGACAACCCTCCCGCAGCCCGTCGAACCTCGGGATCGATACTTGCCTTTAGCCGCGCCTTGACTTCATCCGATAACTTGAGGGAAAAGTGGGTGCTTGTCGAGATGAGCTCCATCTGGACCCTTGGATCGGAATCGGTGATGGCAGGGAGCAAATCATCGGGTTTCGGGCCTTCCTCAAACCGCCTCCACGACCGTAGAGCCGCTGCTCGAACCAATGGATTCGAATCGGCAATCCCATTTTTCACCGCGATCAAATGCTTGGGGTTGGCTAGCGTCCCAATGAACTCGAGAAGGTCCATACGTACCCAGGGACTCTCGTCCCGTACTCCCTTCAACGCTTCGTTCATGGCCGGTCCCTCAGTGGCCAGAAGTCGTTTCAGTGCGGCCAAGCGGACCGGCTCGCTGGGATCGTTCACGGAAACAAATTGAAGTCGCTTGAGGAGCAGGTCCACATTCGGATTCGCGGCGTGCACGGCCGCATATCGGACCACAGGGTCGGCATCTTGGAAGAACCCTGCCATCAGAATCTGCGTTTCCGCCGCTCCCGACCTTCCCATAGCACGGACCGCGCTTGTGCGAGTAATCGCATTTGGAGCCGCCAGCAGCACGGAAAGACCCGGGCCGGCAAGCTTGGAGCCATCGGAATCAAGCACGTTCGCCGCCGACTCCCGGTTGCTGTCGAACGGCCCGGTAAAGATGATCTCGGTGAGGGTCGGCCTTGCCGTAGCCGGCGCGTTGAATTGGAGCGCCTCAGCCGCGGCCATGGCGATGAACGGATTGGCCGACTTGACTTGAGCGGCAACGACACTTTCAGCCCCCTCGACTTTCCGTTTCGATAACAGAACCAGCGCCGGCAGCCGCTTGGCGTCGTCCTCGGATGCCGCCCACTGTAACAGCTCGGCGTCTGCTGGGACTGCGGCAAGGGAAGGAGTGCTCTCGTCAGGCGGCGTCGCATCACTGCCGCTTGATACCGAAGCCTCGACAATCGTAACGTCCAGCGGATCGCCACGAGGCGGCTCCACCGAAGCGCCCTCCGGTGACGGACCGAGGAAATACTCCCCGGCCTGAATTGCCAGGGCCAGCTTGCGCGGTGTACTGGCTTCGAGGCGGTATCCGGCCCTCGATCCTTCGATTTCAATCGGTGTCGGGGCGACCGTGCCAACGTTGTAGATCGGAACAAATTTCTGGTCGAGGCCCGGAGGGCTGAGATGCCAAATCGCAAGCGGCTCGGCCCGAGTAATCGACACTTCGAGGGAGAGCAAGCCTGGCCGGTCCGCTCTGGCCAACCGGATCATCCCGGTTCGCGTACCTGTCGGGAACCGAAAGACGCGGGAATCGCCTCCACCGACCTGCTCAATCAACCCGCATGGATAAACAGCCTGGTCATCCACGGACGTTTCACTCTTGCCGGTCGTCCACTTCGGGAAATCCAAGTCTCCCTTTGCAGTCAGCGCGATCGAACGTCCATCAGCCTTCACCACTGCCTCAGGCATCGCTTCTGCGGGAATCACTTCAGCCATGGCTGGCAGGGCGCTAACTTCTGCATCCCGTTGCCCTGAAGGTCCTTTACCGTCGGCCTCGACGCCTGCTTTCGGGTCGTCCAGCAGTGCCGGCAAAGGCACGGGCGTAGTCGGTCGCTCGGCATATCGTCCCGGATCCACGATCCGATCGAGGATCCTTGCCCCAGCCAACTTCGGCCAAATCGATAATGGTGTCCAAGGATCGGCGCTGCCGGCGTGGCGGCCAACTAGCCGGGATCGCGATGCCACGTCGGACTCCCACCGTTTCAGAAGGTCGCGCGCCAGCCCGTCCGGCCGATGCCAGACACCGGGACGTCCGAATGAGAAGACCTGGATGGCTCCGGTGCTATCGGCATACTCCTCGGTTCGGAGAGTCGGGCCGCTATGGACCACCCAGCGGCTATCGAAGGGGCCCCGGTACTTACCGTCGTCGGCATCCCAACTTCCACGATTAAACCGTGGCTCCACGTGGTTGCGAATCCATCGCAGGGAGGGAAAGCCCTTCGCTTCTAGAGCCGGGTCTCGGTCCTTGCCGCCTACATCGAGGCCATCGGAATCCAGTCGCAGGCGATGGGAGGACGAATCCACCTCAACATCGACGATTACGTCGACCCGGCCCTGCGTCCGCATTTCGATGAGCGCTTCGACACCCGCGAGCTGTTCTCGCAGGAGCTTCATCTGAGGCTCGTTTATTGCCGCACGGCGGACTCTGGCTGCGCCATTTGCAGAGACCTCCAAGAAGCCGAATATTGGCAGCACGACGACCTTTACTCGCCACTTGAGGGCGTCTGGTCCTGGACGGGTCTGGCTATAAAGCTCCCTGAGCCTTGCGTCGCTCAGGCCGTCGACCACGATATCGCTGAGCCGGTCAGGATAAACAGCGAAGGATCGCCCTGCCGAAACATACACCGTTGGAGTCGGCGCTGCCGCTCGATACAGCCGAATCGGGGTAGTGGTCCCTGAAACCGTTCCCGCCCCAAGCTCCGTCCAACCCGATGTCTCGAGCGGCAATCCAAACGCAAGGGCAGCCCCGATCAAGCCTATCATTGCTCGTATAGCCTCAGATCCAATCCCGAATGTGAAAAGCCATCGCCGCGGCTGAATGCCAGACCCTCGGCTGCGCCGAGGGTATCGAGGTCTGCGGGCATCTTCTTCACAAGATCGAGGACCACACCCCTCACGCGCTCAGCGTTTCGCTTGAAGACCTCAAGAACACTCTCCGCCGTGACCGCCTCGGCGTCCGCCACTACTCCGCTGTCGTAATCGGTGATCAGGGAGATATTGACCACGGCCATGCCAAGTTCCCGGCATAGGTATGCCTCCGGATACTGCGTCATGTTGATGACCTCCCAACCAGCTTCCGTAAACCACTTGCTTTCTGCCTTGGTGCTGAAGCGGGGGCCGTTGATGACGACGATCGTCCCCCGGTCATGACAGTCGATCCCGTGCTCGCGGATCGTGGTCGCTGCCAGCCGGCTGAGGATCGGATCGTAGGTTTCTGCGGGTGAAACGTGGGCGACGATCGGCCCTTCGTAAAAGGTGTCGCTACGTCCGGTCGTTCGATCCACAAACTGATCGCAGACGACAAAGTCGCCCGGCTTGACGTGCGCCTGCAGCGAGCCTGCCGCACAAGGACTGATGACTGCCTTCACTCCTAACTTATGAAACGCCCACACGTTGGCACGATAGTTGATTCGGTGCGGCGGAATCGTGTGGTGACGGCCATGTCGGGGCAAGAAGGCGACCTTTCGATCCCCGACCGACGCGACCATGATCAAGTCGCTGGGCGGACCGTACGGCGTATCGACTTTGACCTCCTCGACATCATCGAGCAAGTTGTAGAAACCCGACCCGCCAAAGATTCCGATTTCAATGCCTCTCATGGCTTCGACGTGGCCAGGAAGAACTGGTAGAGGTTCGAGATCAGCTTGTCGACCCGACTGCCGGCTCGTAGAAGGATGTCTTGGTTGATCGCCGCAACCGCACCATTCTTGATCGCCTTGATGGGCTTCAGCCTCGCATCGCGCAGCACGGCATCTGCTTCGGTTGGGTCCTCATCCGACATGCCGCTCGTATCGGTGGTCATCTGGTCAGGCGATGCACCCACCACGATCACGTCTGGATTCCAGGAGATCAGCGCCTCAAGGTTGGCGGTCTCAAACTTGTCCGTATCCGGACCGACCGGATCCCCGCCTGCAGCTCGGATGCAATCGGCCAGAAATCCCTTCGTACCGGAAATCATGTAGCCGTTGCCGGCCAGCAGAACCGCAACCTTGGGCCTTGGATTTGGTGGCGACGACAGCGCGACCTTGCGGGCGTTAAAAACCTTGTCGCTGTACTCCGCGATCTTCATCGGCTGGTCGATTCGGCTTCCTAGCGCATCCAAGAACAGAAGATAGCGATCAACGCTGTCGACCTCGAGTGGGAATAGATCGACGCCCAGCGCGCGCATCTTCTCGACTTCCTGGTCGTTGTAGAGCGACGCATCATAAAAGATCAGGTCAGGCTTGAGTGACGCGATCTTCTCATAGTTCGGCTTGACATCCCCGACCACAGCGGCAGTTTCCACGTTGCCCGGATAATTGCAGCTCGAAGTTCGTCCAACCAGGGCCCCATATGGCAAGTGGATACCAAGCAATTCGGTGGTGCTCGGGCTCAAACTGACGACGCGCTGTGGCGGCTTTGGGTGAAGGTAACCGCCGGAATGGCGGGGAGATTCACAGCCGCAGACAAGCAAGACGGCAAAGATCCCGACCAGGAGCCGAAGGGACATAGGGCAATTGTGAACTACGCCAATCGAAATCCGCCGGTTACCGGGTAATCCGCCATCGTGAGATCGGCATCCAGATGGCATCGGACCGTCCGACAATCTGTTCCCGCTTGATAAGACCCCAGCCTCGGCTGTCAAAGGAGCCGTTCCGGTTATCTCCCATCATCAGGTACCAGCCCTTGGGAATTTCGACAGGCTTGGCCGCCATTAGTTCGCGGTTCACGTCCTCGGGTGTCTTGCCCAATTTCTGGGCCAAGGCATCGATCGTGTACTCGTCTGCCACCCCGATACCGAACATCCTCTGCGGGTTGGCGAGCTCGCCCTGGTACTGGACCGGAATAAACTCTCCGTTGATCTGAACGAGCTTGAAGTCCGTTGCCGGATCTGCCGCGAGTTCCTGCGTGGTCAGGTCGCGGTAAATCGGCGGTACTCGGCTTGTCATCGCCGTGTAGTGCTTGTACGACTCCTCAACCGGCTTACCATTGCGATAGAGC contains:
- the rpiB gene encoding Ribose-5-phosphate isomerase B, encoding MKLAFGSDHAGFELRKRLVDVAKSWGHEVLEAGATSSEAYDYPDAADETVQLVLDETVECGILICGSGVGICMRANRHPGIRAANCCSVDMAALARQHNHANVLCLGARFTEVVQAEAILRMFLETGPDLEARHVRRVKKLDQDLNDAKTG
- the isdE gene encoding High-affinity heme uptake system protein IsdE, which translates into the protein MSLRLLVGIFAVLLVCGCESPRHSGGYLHPKPPQRVVSLSPSTTELLGIHLPYGALVGRTSSCNYPGNVETAAVVGDVKPNYEKIASLKPDLIFYDASLYNDQEVEKMRALGVDLFPLEVDSVDRYLLFLDALGSRIDQPMKIAEYSDKVFNARKVALSSPPNPRPKVAVLLAGNGYMISGTKGFLADCIRAAGGDPVGPDTDKFETANLEALISWNPDVIVVGASPDQMTTDTSGMSDEDPTEADAVLRDARLKPIKAIKNGAVAAINQDILLRAGSRVDKLISNLYQFFLATSKP
- the mtnP gene encoding S-methyl-5'-thioadenosine phosphorylase; amino-acid sequence: MRGIEIGIFGGSGFYNLLDDVEEVKVDTPYGPPSDLIMVASVGDRKVAFLPRHGRHHTIPPHRINYRANVWAFHKLGVKAVISPCAAGSLQAHVKPGDFVVCDQFVDRTTGRSDTFYEGPIVAHVSPAETYDPILSRLAATTIREHGIDCHDRGTIVVINGPRFSTKAESKWFTEAGWEVINMTQYPEAYLCRELGMAVVNISLITDYDSGVVADAEAVTAESVLEVFKRNAERVRGVVLDLVKKMPADLDTLGAAEGLAFSRGDGFSHSGLDLRLYEQ